A window of the Lates calcarifer isolate ASB-BC8 linkage group LG18, TLL_Latcal_v3, whole genome shotgun sequence genome harbors these coding sequences:
- the nup50 gene encoding nuclear pore complex protein Nup50 — protein sequence MAKRIADKELTDRNWDQEEEGEEAGTFSVASEDVLKNRAIKKAKRRNIGTEGEGGGAFKGFKGFSLTTSATSGGATPTMFSGFGNGGGFKGLGSLTNGNSITPSFGGFSSPAASTAAPGLTFNGPASAKPTADITAKQTNGSTPSPTQSSGSSNKEYSRQLTALNCSVRDWITKHVNDNPLCDLNPIFRDYERHLASIERQYGAGSSAAPADGGSEEKKQGGKLPTTASPPPPSSTSTSSSSSSSSAAPAAAASLFSFSKKNTEDSSLDKTSSAAPIPAGVTFNFGQKVDSSVLGSLGSKTTTPSFSFSSSSGSSSGQTSLFGAAGSAAPLSFSGTKAEDARPADENGDEESEEPPKPEVKEVKEEDAFYSKKCKMFYKKDSEFKEKGVGTLHLKQTAEGKTQMIIRADTNLGNILLNILVPSSMPCSRVGKNNVMVVCVPNPSIDDKNPNSPVPLLIRVKTAEDADELHKTLEEKKG from the exons ATGGCGAAGAGGATCGCTGATAAAGAGTTAACGGACAGGAACTGGgatcaggaggaggaaggagaggag GCAGGGACGTTTTCAGTTGCAAGTGAAGATGTGTTGAAGAACCGAGCGATTAAAAAGGCCAAACGCCGAAATATTGGAACAGAG GGTGAAGGTGGAGGTGCATTCAAAGGGTTTAAAGGGTTTTCTTTGACCACGTCGGCCACCAGCGGAGGTGCAACTCCCACCATGTTTTCAGGTTTTGGGAACGGTGGAGGCTTCAAAGGCCTTGGCAGTCTGACCAACGGAAACAGCATCACTCCTTCGTTCGGAGGTTTCTCATCTCCCGCAGCATCCACTGCTGCTCCAG GTCTGACATTCAACGGCCCCGCCTCCGCCAAACCCACCGCTGACATCACAGCCAAGCAGACCAATGGCTCCACCCCGAGCCCGACTCAAAGCTCCGGCAGCAGCAACAAGGAGTACAGTCGGCAGCTCACGGCGCTCAACTGCTCCGTGCGGGACTGGATCACCAAACACGTCAATGACAACCCTCTGTGCGACCTCAACCCCATCTTCAGGGATTATGAGCGACACCTGGCCAGCATCGAGCGCCAGTACGGAGCCGGATCCTCCGCTGCTCCAGCCGATGGAGGCTCGGAGGAGAAGAAGCAGGGAGGGAAGCTGCCAACCAcagcctcccctcctcctccttcatccacctccacctccagcagcagcagcagcagctcggcGGCTCCGGCTGCAGCTGCTTCTTTATTCTccttcagtaaaaaaaacacagaagactCGTCCCTGGACAAAACCTCCAGCGCCGCTCCGATCCCCGCTGGCGTCACGTTTAACTTTGGTCAGAAGGTGGATAGCTCAGTCCTCGGCTCCTTAGGGTCCAAGACGACGACCCCCagcttctccttctcctcctcctccggctCCTCTTCCGGTCAGACGTCTCTGTTTGGAGCTGCTGGATCTGCTGCTCCGCTCTCCTTCAGCGGGACGAAGGCGGAGGACGCTCGGCCTGCAG ACGAGAACGGAGACGAGGAGTCGGAGGAGCCGCCCAAACCTGAGGTGAAAGAGGTGAAAGAGGAAGACGCCTTCTACTCAAAGAA gtgTAAAATGTTCTACAAGAAGGACTCCGAGTTCAAAGAGAAAGGAGTGGGAACTCTGCAcctcaaacaaacagcagagggaaaaacTCAGATGATCATTCGAGCCGACACCAacctgg GAAACATCCTGCTGAACATCCTCGTGCCGTCATCCATGCCGTGCTCTCGGGTCGGTAAGAACAACGTGATGGTCGTCTGCGTCCCGAACCCGTCCATCGACGACAAGAACCCCAACAGCCCCGTCCCCCTCCTCATCCGGGTCAAAACCGCTGAGGACGCCGACGAGCTCCACAAGACCCTGGAAGAGAAGAAAGGCTGA
- the ano6 gene encoding LOW QUALITY PROTEIN: anoctamin-6 (The sequence of the model RefSeq protein was modified relative to this genomic sequence to represent the inferred CDS: deleted 1 base in 1 codon), producing MSENDILEMDSVCDTDEFEGDTELGMIDEEVVYPEEFLPTYHSIKEGTRVTKTQLEEFNDKPDSLFFNDGVRRIDFILVYEDEDKKDFEKRHTFQRRKRRREYFEASLMKMGIELEATRSVVDEKLMFVKVHMPWEVLCTYAEVLHIKLPIQPNDLSSRPSPWRFFSCITKHFYPNEELITKESEFFTAPFEKDRLEYFYIKDKDLFFTPSMRSRMAYYILSRAPYEIRGHIKKFGITKLLDGGVYKAAYPLHDCRFNVRSTEEDCPNERFVLYEEWAHPKSFYKMQPLDLIRKYYGEKIGIYFAWLGFYTKMLALAAVVGLGCFIYGYKTQETSTWSKEVCDPEIGGKIVMCPQCDRFCKYWRLNSTCEASKKLCIFDNFGTLVFAVFMSIWVTLFLEFWKRYQAELEYEWDTVEFLEQEEPPRPEYEAKCIYERKNPITGVKEYVPFTTCGRCVRVSIGIGTVLFWILLILASIVAITVYRLAVFFVFSTKLRTQEIKELEPFKEYVTPQMATSVTASLISFVVIMILNILYERVAIWITDFELPRTKSEYENSLTLKMFLFQFVNYYSSCFYIAFAKGKAVGYPKEPVYLLGKYRNEECDPGGCLIELTTQLSIIMGGKAIWNNIQEVLIPWVKNLIFRYCTRVPSQKVIPRWEQDYQLQPLPKLGLFYEYLEMVIQFGFVTLFVASFPLAPVLALVNNLFEIRVDAWKITTQFRRVVPEKAQDIGAWQPILQGIAILAVATNAMIIAFTSDMIPRLVYYWSFSVYPYGNHPNNTMEGYINSSLSIFNTSDFSDFSKPEQSNSSLIISTCRYRDFRFPPGHPRQYEYNGYYWHVIAAKVAFIIVVEHIVYFLKFVLSYVIPDVPYSVKEQIKREKYLTQVILHETNLKLVTKRLKPTDLDDAVEHKEVKLEKEELERDF from the exons ATGAGCGAAAACGATATTCTCGAGATGGACTCCGTGTGTGACACAGATGAGTTTGAGGGTGATACTGAACTTGGCATGATAGACGAGGAAGTTG tttaTCCCGAGGAGTTTCTACCAACGTATCATTCTATTAAAGAAGGAACAAGAGTAACCAAAACACAACTG GAAGAGTTCAACGACAAACCGGACTCCCTGTTCTTCAACGACGGCGTGAGGCGGATCGATTTCATCCTGGTATATGAAGATGAGGACAAGAAGGATTTTGAGAAGAGGCACACCTTCCAGCGACGCAAG AGACGGCGAGAGTACTTTGAGGCCAGCTTGATGAAGATGGGAATAGAGCTGGAGGCCACGCGATCT GTAGTTGATGAGAAACTGATGTTCGTTAAGGTCCACATGCCGTGGGAGGTGCTGTGCACCTACGCTGAGGTCCTGCACATCAAGCTCCCCATCCAGCCCAACGACCTGTCCTCCCGCCCCTCCCCATGGCGCTTCTTCTCCTGCATCACCAAGCACTTCTACCCCAACGAGGAGCTGATCACCAAGGAGAGCGAGTTCTTCACCGCCCCCTTCGAGAAAGACCGTCTGGAGTACTTCTACATAAAGGACAAGGACCTCTTCTTCACTCCGTCCATGAGGAGCAGGATG GCATATTACATCCTGAGTCGTGCCCCCTATGAAATAAGAGGGCATATAAAGAAGTTTGGCATCACCAAACTGCTGGATGGTGGAGTGTACAAAGCTGCCTATCCCCTCCATGAC TGCAGGTTCAATGTCAGGTCCACAGAGGAGGACTGCCCCAACGAGAGGTTTGTGCTCTATGAAGAATGGGCTCATCCCAAAAGCTTTTACAAGATGCAACCACTCGACCTAATCAG gAAGTATTATGGGGAGAAGATCGGCATTTACTTTGCCTGGCTGGGTTTCTACACAAAAATGCTCGCTCTGGCTGCTGTTGTGGGACTCGGGTGCTTCATTTATGGATACAAGACTCAAGAAACCAGCACCTGGAG CAAAGAGGTGTGCGACCCTGAGATCGGAGGAAAGATAGTGATGTGTCCACAGTGTGACCGGTTCTGCAAATACTGGAGGTTAAACAGCACCTGTGAGGCTTCAAAA aaACTTTGCATATTTGATAACTTTGGAACCCTGGTGTTTGCAGTTTTCATGTCGATCTGGG TAACTTTGTTCCTGGAGTTTTGGAAACGTTACCAGGCGGAGCTGGAGTACGAGTGGGACACTGTGGAGTTCCTGGAGCAGGAAGAGCCGCCTCGCCCAGAGTATGAGGCCAAGTGCATCTATGAGAGGAAAAATCCTATCACAGGG GTGAAAGAGTACGTACCTTTTACAACCTGTGGACGATGTGTTCGGGTGTCAATAGGAATCGGGACAGTCTTATTCTGG ATTCTGTTGATCCTGGCGTCCATTGTGGCCATCACTGTCTACCGCCTGGCCGTCTTCTTCGTCTTCTCAACTAAACTTAGAACTCAGGAAATAAAAGAGTTGGAGCCTTTCAAAGAGTATGTGACGCCTCAGATGGCCACCTCTGTCACCGCCTCCCTGATCAGCTTTGTTGTGATTATGATCCTCAATATTCTGTACGAGCGCGTCGCCATCTGGATCACTGACTTCG AGCTCCCACGGACCAAGTCAGAGTACGAGAACAGCTTAACCCTGAAGATGTTCCTCTTCCAGTTTGTCAACTATTACTCCTCCTGTTTCTACATCGCCTTCGCTAAAGGGAAAGCAGTTGGCTATCCTAAAGAGCCCGTTTATCTTTTGGGAAAATACAGAAACGAAGAG TGTGATCCCGGTGGTTGTCTGATTGAGCTGACGACTCAGCTCTCTATCATCATGGGTGGAAAAGCCATCTGGAACAACATCCAAGAGGTCTTGATACC CTGGGTGAAGAATTTGATTTTCCGCTACTGCACCCGTGTGCCCTCCCAGAAGGTGATTCCTCGCTGGGAGCAGGACTACCAGCTCCAGCCCCTTCCAAAACTAGGACTGTTCTATGAATATCTTGAAATGG TCATCCAGTTTGGCTTTGTGACCCTCTTTGTGGCCTCCTTCCCTCTGGCTCCGGTCCTGGCTCTGGTCAACAATCTGTTTGAGATTCGGGTCGACGCCTGGAAAATCACCACTCAGTTTCGCCGCGTCGTGCCAGAGAAGGCCCAGGATATAGGAGCCTGGCAGCCCATTCTTCAGGGCATCGCCATCTTGGCTGTTGCAACAAAT GCCATGATCATTGCTTTTACATCAGACATGATCCCACGCTTGGTCTACTACTGGTCTTTCTCTGTGTACCCATACGGAAATCACCCCAACAACACCATGGAGGGCTACATCAACAGCTCGCTGTCCATATTCAACACCAGCGATTTCTCTGACTTCAGCAAGCCTGAGCAGTCAAATAGCTCCTTAATCATCAGCACCTGCAG GTATCGAGATTTTCGATTTCCTCCGGGACATCCCAGACAGTATGAGTACAATGGCTACTACTGGCATGTCATCGCAGCGAAAGTGGCTTTTATAATTGTTGTAGAG caCATAGTTTACTTTCTCAAGTTCGTCCTGTCCTACGTGATCCCAGACGTCCCGTACTCTGTCAAAGAACAGATCAAACGAGAGAAATACCTGACGCAGGTTATCCTCCATGAGACCAACCTC AAGCTGGTGACCAAACGTCTGAAACCAACTGACCTCGACGACGCTGTCGAGCACAAAGAGGTGAAATTGGAAAAGGAGGAGCTGGAGCGTGATTTCTGA
- the kiaa0930 gene encoding LOW QUALITY PROTEIN: uncharacterized protein KIAA0930 homolog (The sequence of the model RefSeq protein was modified relative to this genomic sequence to represent the inferred CDS: deleted 1 base in 1 codon) — protein sequence MASFPGLCKAVGPAEEENGERDDSLQQMLKAIADERNRLNVRQEISGLGCFKDDRIVFWTWMFSTYFMEKWAPRQDDMLFYVRRKLSYVSADNTEGKKVEVEVYRRDSKKLPGLGDPDIDWEESVYLNLILQKLDYVVTCAVCTRSDAGDIHIHKKKCQEVFASPSKHAMDSKGEESKMSYPNIFFMIDNFEEVFSDMTVGEGEMVCVELVASDKSNTFQGVIFQGSIRYEALKKVYDNRVSVAAKMAQRMSFGFYKYNNMEFVRMKGPQGKGHAEMAVSRVPTGDTSPCGTEEDQVSPMHERVTSFSTPPTPERNRPSFFSPSLRRKMPRNRIAEMKKSHSANDSEEFFREEEDEDLHTATNLRSRSLSGTGRSLVGSWLKLNRTEDYFLLYSHLTYVTLPLHRITTDILEVRQKPILMT from the exons ATGGCGTCCTTCCCCGGTTTGTGTAAGGCTGTCGGGCCCGCGGAGGAGGAGAACGGAGAGCGGGACGAttctctgcagcagatgctgaaGGCCATCGCCGATGAGAGGAACCGTCTCAACGTCCGACAGGAGATCAGCGGGCTGG GTTGTTTTAAGGATGACCGCATCGTGTTCTGGACCTGGATGTTCTCCACATACTTCATGGAGAAGTGGGCTCCTCGACAGGACGACATGTTGTTCTACGTCCGCAGGAAGCTCTCCTACGTCAGCGCAGACAACACCGAGGGCAAGAAG gtggaggtggaggtctACAGGAGGGACTCGAAGAAGCTGCCCGGCCTCGGTGACCCTGACATCGACTGGGAGGAGAGCGTCTACCTGAACCTCATCCTGCAGAAG ctggaCTACGTGGTGACATGCGCCGTCTGCACACGCTCAGACGCAGGAGACATCCACATCCACAAGAAGAAGTGTCAG gaAGTGTTCGCGTCGCCCAGTAAACACGCCATGGACAGCAAAGGAGAGGAGTCCAAGATGAGCTACCCCAACATCTTCTTCATGATCGACAACTTTGAGGAG gtgttCAGCGACATGACA GTGGGTGAGGGGGAGATGGTTTGTGTGGAGCTGGTGGCGAGCGACAAGAGCAACACCTTCCAGGGCGTCATCTTCCAGGGCTCGATCCGCTACGAGGCTCTCAAGAAAGTCTACGACAACCgg GTGAGTGTAGCGGCTAAGATGGCCCAGCGGATGTCTTTTGGCTTCTACAAGTACAACAACATGGAGTTTGTGAGGATGAAGGGTCCACAGGGCAAAGGTCATGCAGAGATGGCCGTCAGCCGGGTCCCCACGGGTGACACCTCCCCCTGTGGCACCGAGGAGGACCAGGTGTCACCCATGCACGAGAGG GTGACGTCCTTCAGCACTCCCCCGACCCCGGAGAGGAACCgtccctccttcttctctccatctctgagGCGTAAGATGCCCCGAAACCGAATCGCAGAGATGAAGAAATCTCACTCCGCCAATGACAGCGAGGAGTTCTtcagggaggaagaggacgaag ATCTCCACACAGCCACCAACCTTCGGTCCCGCTCTCTGTCGGGCACCGGTCGCTCTCTGGTCGGATCCTGGCTCAAACTGAACCGGACTGAGGATTACTTCCTGCTGTACTCACACCTGACCTACGTCACCCTGCCACTGCACCGCATCaccacag ACATCCTGGAGGTGCGGCAGAAGCCCATCCTGATGACATAG